One window of the Onychostoma macrolepis isolate SWU-2019 chromosome 21, ASM1243209v1, whole genome shotgun sequence genome contains the following:
- the grin1a gene encoding glutamate receptor ionotropic, NMDA 1a isoform X2 has product MRLLLLAALFSCSCVRGGCEPKIVNIGAVLSQKRYEQVFKDAVTQANQVYGRDKFKLTAISVTHKANAIQMALSVCEDLISSQVYAILVSHPPQSNDHLTPTPVSYTAGFYRIPVVGLTTRMSIYSDKSIHLSFLRTVPPYSHQAHVWFDMMREFRWNHIILIVSDDHEGRAAQKRLETLLEERETKAEKVLQFNQETNLTALLLEAKELEARVIILSASEEDAAAVYKTARFLNMTGSGYVWLVGEREMSGKALSEAPDGLIGLQLINGKNESAHISDAVAVVAQSIQELFEKENITEPPRGCVGNTNIWKTGPLFKRVLMSSKYPEGLTGRVEFNDDGDRKYAHYSILNYQKSRLIQVGIYNGTQVVMNKQRKIIWPGGETERPRGFQMSTRLKIVTIHQEPFVYVKPTTLEGTCKEEYTPNGVLIKKVICTGPNETIPGRPIVPQCCYGFCVDLLIKLAMTMNFTYEVHLVADGKFGTQERVNNSNKKEWNGMMGELLGGLADMIVAPLTINNERAQYIEFSKPFKYQGLTILVKKEIPRSTLDSFMQPFQSTLWLLVGLSVHVVAVMLYLLDRFSPFGRFKVNSEEEEEDALTLSSAMWFSWGVLLNSGIGEGAPRSFSARILGMVWAGFAMIIVASYTANLAAFLVLDRPEERITGINDPRLRNPSDKFIYATVKQSSVDIYFRRQVELSTMYRHMEKHNYESAAEAIQAVRDNKLHAFIWDSAVLEFEASQKCDLVTTGELFFRSGFGIGMRKDSPWKQNVSLAILSSHENGFMEDLDKTWVRYQECDSRSNAPATLTFENMAGVFMLVAGGIAAGIFLIFIEIAYKRHKDARRKQMQLAFAAVNVWRKNLQDNKESSESQAVGAAGTPSLPSSSVETQDDRKSGRADSDPKKKPSFRSISTTLASSIKRRRSSKDTQYPPTDITGQLNLSDPSVSTVV; this is encoded by the exons ATGCGTCTGCTTCTGCTGGCCGCGTTATTCTCCTGCTCCTGCGTGCGGGGCGGCTGCGAGCCCAAGATTGTGAACATCGGGGCCGTCCTGAGCCAGAAGAGATACGAGCAGGTGTTCAAGGATGCGGTCACTCAGGCGAACCAGGTGTACGGAAGGGATAAATTCAAGTTGACCGCCATCTCTGTCACTCACAAAGCTAATGCGATTCAGATGGCgctgtctgtgtgtgaggaTCTCATTTCCAGTCAG GTGTACGCCATCCTGGTGAGCCATCCACCACAGTCCAATGACCATCTGACGCCCACTCCGGTCTCCTATACTGCAGGGTTTTACCGAATACCTGTAGTAGGGCTTACCACCAGGATGTCCATTTACTCAGACAAG AGCATCCATCTCTCATTCCTCCGCACAGTGCCACCCTATTCCCACCAGGCACATGTGTGGTTTGACATGATGCGCGAGTTCCGCTGGAATCACATCATTCTAATCGTCAGCGACGACCATGAAGGCAGAGCGGCACAGAAAAGACTAGAAACTCTTCTGGAGGAGAGAGAGACCAAG GCCGAGAAAGTGCTTCAATTCAACCAAGAGACTAACTTAACTGCCCTGCTCCTGGAGGCCAAAGAGCTGGAGGCCCGAGTGATCATTCTCTCCGCCAG CGAGGAAGATGCAGCCGCCGTGTACAAAACAGCACGCTTCCTCAACATGACAGGCTCAGGCTATGTATGGCTGGTCGGGGAGCGTGAGATGTCCGGTAAAGCTTTGAGCGAGGCCCCTGATG GGCTGATTGGCCTCCAGCTCATCAATGGCAAGAATGAGTCGGCACACATCAGCGATGCTGTTGCTGTCGTAGCACAGTCCATCCAAGAGCTGTTTGAGAAAGAGAACATCACAGAACCTCCAAGGGGCTGCGTGGGCAATACCAACATCTGGAAAACCGGGCCACTTTTTAAAAG GGTACTGATGTCGTCCAAGTACCCAGAGGGCCTAACTGGACGTGTTGAGTTCAATGATGACGGTGACAGAAAATACGCTCATTACAGCATTCTCAACTACCAGAAGAGCAGATTGATTCAAGTTGGCATTTACAATGGAACACAA GTGGTGATGAATAAACAGAGGAAGATTATTTGGCCTGGAGGTGAAACCGAAAGACCGAGAGGATTCCAGATGTCTACTCGATTAAAG ATAGTGACCATTCATCAGGAACCCTTTGTGTATGTGAAGCCAACTACGCTGGAGGGGACCTGCAAGGAAGAGTACACACCTAATGGAGTCTTAATTAAAAAGGTGATCTGCACTGGACCAAATGAGACCATCCCAG GACGCCCAATTGTTCCCCAGTGTTGCTACGGATTTTGTGTTGACCTTCTGATCAAATTAGCAATGACCATGAACTTCACCTATGAAGTACACCtggtggctgatgggaaattTGGAACACAAGAAAGA GTAAATAACAGTAACAAGAAGGAATGGAACGGTATGATGGGCGAGCTCCTGGGTGGCCTTGCTGATATGATCGTTGCACCCTTGACGATCAACAACGAACGAGCCCAGTACATAGAATTCTCCAAGCCTTTCAAATACCAGGGACTGACTATCCTTGTTAAAAAG GAAATTCCTCGCAGTACACTGGACTCATTCATGCAGCCATTCCAGAGCACACTGTGGCTACTGGTGGGTCTATCGGTGCATGTGGTGGCGGTGATGCTTTACCTACTAGACCGGTTCAG CCCATTTGGAAGGTTTAAAGTAAACAgtgaagaagaagaggaggatgCCCTCACCTTATCTTCAGCTATGTGGTTTTCCTGGGGCGTTTTGTTGAACTCTGGAATTGGAGAAG GTGCCCCACGTAGTTTTTCAGCGAGAATATTGGGAATGGTGTGGGCTGGCTTTGCTATGATTATAGTAGCATCCTATACTGCTAACCTGGCTGCCTTCCTGGTGTTGGACCGGCCTGAGGAGCGCATCACCGGCATCAATGACCCAAGG CTAAGGAACCCATCAGACAAGTTCATCTATGCCACAGTGAAGCAAAGTTCGGTGGATATTTACTTCCGGCGACAAGTTGAGCTGAGCACCATGTACCGCCACATGGAGAAGCACAACTACGAAAGCGCCGCTGAAGCCATCCAGGCTGTTCGGGACAA CAAGCTGCATGCTTTCATCTGGGACTCTGCGGTGCTGGAGTTTGAAGCCTCGCAGAAGTGCGACCTGGTGACCACGGGAGAGCTGTTTTTCCGTTCGGGCTTTGGCATAGGCATGCGCAAGGACAGCCCCTGGAAACAGAATGTGTCCCTGGCTATTCTCAG TTCCCATGAGAATGGCTTCATGGAGGACCTAGATAAAACCTGGGTGAGATACCAGGAGTGTGACTCAAGGAGCAATGCCCCAGCCACACTCACCTTTGAGAATATGGCAG GTGTCTTCATGCTAGTTGCTGGAGGCATTGCAGCAGGGATCTTCCTCATCTTCATCGAGATTGCATATAAGCGCCATAAAGACGCCCGCAGGAAGCAGATGCAGCTAGCCTTTGCGGCCGTCAATGTTTGGAGGAAGAACCTACAG GACAATAAGGAGAGCTCAGAGAGTCAAGCTGTGGGTGCGGCTGGGACTCCATCTTTA CCCTCTTCCTCTGTAGAGACTCAGGAT gatAGGAAAAGTGGTAGAGCAGACAGCGACCCAAAAAAGAAACCCTCTTTTAGGTCCATCAGTACCACCCTGGCCTCCAGCATCAAGAGACGTAGGTCCTCCAAAGACACG CAATACCCACCCACAGACATTACGGGCCAACTCAACTTGTCCGACCCGTCTGTCAGCACGGTGGTGTGA
- the grin1a gene encoding glutamate receptor ionotropic, NMDA 1a isoform X3, with product MRLLLLAALFSCSCVRGGCEPKIVNIGAVLSQKRYEQVFKDAVTQANQVYGRDKFKLTAISVTHKANAIQMALSVCEDLISSQVYAILVSHPPQSNDHLTPTPVSYTAGFYRIPVVGLTTRMSIYSDKSIHLSFLRTVPPYSHQAHVWFDMMREFRWNHIILIVSDDHEGRAAQKRLETLLEERETKNKKRNYENQDQLSYDNKRGPKAEKVLQFNQETNLTALLLEAKELEARVIILSASEEDAAAVYKTARFLNMTGSGYVWLVGEREMSGKALSEAPDGLIGLQLINGKNESAHISDAVAVVAQSIQELFEKENITEPPRGCVGNTNIWKTGPLFKRVLMSSKYPEGLTGRVEFNDDGDRKYAHYSILNYQKSRLIQVGIYNGTQVVMNKQRKIIWPGGETERPRGFQMSTRLKIVTIHQEPFVYVKPTTLEGTCKEEYTPNGVLIKKVICTGPNETIPGRPIVPQCCYGFCVDLLIKLAMTMNFTYEVHLVADGKFGTQERVNNSNKKEWNGMMGELLGGLADMIVAPLTINNERAQYIEFSKPFKYQGLTILVKKEIPRSTLDSFMQPFQSTLWLLVGLSVHVVAVMLYLLDRFSPFGRFKVNSEEEEEDALTLSSAMWFSWGVLLNSGIGEGAPRSFSARILGMVWAGFAMIIVASYTANLAAFLVLDRPEERITGINDPRLRNPSDKFIYATVKQSSVDIYFRRQVELSTMYRHMEKHNYESAAEAIQAVRDNKLHAFIWDSAVLEFEASQKCDLVTTGELFFRSGFGIGMRKDSPWKQNVSLAILSSHENGFMEDLDKTWVRYQECDSRSNAPATLTFENMAGVFMLVAGGIAAGIFLIFIEIAYKRHKDARRKQMQLAFAAVNVWRKNLQQYPPTDITGQLNLSDPSVSTVV from the exons ATGCGTCTGCTTCTGCTGGCCGCGTTATTCTCCTGCTCCTGCGTGCGGGGCGGCTGCGAGCCCAAGATTGTGAACATCGGGGCCGTCCTGAGCCAGAAGAGATACGAGCAGGTGTTCAAGGATGCGGTCACTCAGGCGAACCAGGTGTACGGAAGGGATAAATTCAAGTTGACCGCCATCTCTGTCACTCACAAAGCTAATGCGATTCAGATGGCgctgtctgtgtgtgaggaTCTCATTTCCAGTCAG GTGTACGCCATCCTGGTGAGCCATCCACCACAGTCCAATGACCATCTGACGCCCACTCCGGTCTCCTATACTGCAGGGTTTTACCGAATACCTGTAGTAGGGCTTACCACCAGGATGTCCATTTACTCAGACAAG AGCATCCATCTCTCATTCCTCCGCACAGTGCCACCCTATTCCCACCAGGCACATGTGTGGTTTGACATGATGCGCGAGTTCCGCTGGAATCACATCATTCTAATCGTCAGCGACGACCATGAAGGCAGAGCGGCACAGAAAAGACTAGAAACTCTTCTGGAGGAGAGAGAGACCAAG aataaaaaaaggaaCTATGAAAACCAAGACCAACTGTCCTATGACAACAAGAGAGGACCTAAG GCCGAGAAAGTGCTTCAATTCAACCAAGAGACTAACTTAACTGCCCTGCTCCTGGAGGCCAAAGAGCTGGAGGCCCGAGTGATCATTCTCTCCGCCAG CGAGGAAGATGCAGCCGCCGTGTACAAAACAGCACGCTTCCTCAACATGACAGGCTCAGGCTATGTATGGCTGGTCGGGGAGCGTGAGATGTCCGGTAAAGCTTTGAGCGAGGCCCCTGATG GGCTGATTGGCCTCCAGCTCATCAATGGCAAGAATGAGTCGGCACACATCAGCGATGCTGTTGCTGTCGTAGCACAGTCCATCCAAGAGCTGTTTGAGAAAGAGAACATCACAGAACCTCCAAGGGGCTGCGTGGGCAATACCAACATCTGGAAAACCGGGCCACTTTTTAAAAG GGTACTGATGTCGTCCAAGTACCCAGAGGGCCTAACTGGACGTGTTGAGTTCAATGATGACGGTGACAGAAAATACGCTCATTACAGCATTCTCAACTACCAGAAGAGCAGATTGATTCAAGTTGGCATTTACAATGGAACACAA GTGGTGATGAATAAACAGAGGAAGATTATTTGGCCTGGAGGTGAAACCGAAAGACCGAGAGGATTCCAGATGTCTACTCGATTAAAG ATAGTGACCATTCATCAGGAACCCTTTGTGTATGTGAAGCCAACTACGCTGGAGGGGACCTGCAAGGAAGAGTACACACCTAATGGAGTCTTAATTAAAAAGGTGATCTGCACTGGACCAAATGAGACCATCCCAG GACGCCCAATTGTTCCCCAGTGTTGCTACGGATTTTGTGTTGACCTTCTGATCAAATTAGCAATGACCATGAACTTCACCTATGAAGTACACCtggtggctgatgggaaattTGGAACACAAGAAAGA GTAAATAACAGTAACAAGAAGGAATGGAACGGTATGATGGGCGAGCTCCTGGGTGGCCTTGCTGATATGATCGTTGCACCCTTGACGATCAACAACGAACGAGCCCAGTACATAGAATTCTCCAAGCCTTTCAAATACCAGGGACTGACTATCCTTGTTAAAAAG GAAATTCCTCGCAGTACACTGGACTCATTCATGCAGCCATTCCAGAGCACACTGTGGCTACTGGTGGGTCTATCGGTGCATGTGGTGGCGGTGATGCTTTACCTACTAGACCGGTTCAG CCCATTTGGAAGGTTTAAAGTAAACAgtgaagaagaagaggaggatgCCCTCACCTTATCTTCAGCTATGTGGTTTTCCTGGGGCGTTTTGTTGAACTCTGGAATTGGAGAAG GTGCCCCACGTAGTTTTTCAGCGAGAATATTGGGAATGGTGTGGGCTGGCTTTGCTATGATTATAGTAGCATCCTATACTGCTAACCTGGCTGCCTTCCTGGTGTTGGACCGGCCTGAGGAGCGCATCACCGGCATCAATGACCCAAGG CTAAGGAACCCATCAGACAAGTTCATCTATGCCACAGTGAAGCAAAGTTCGGTGGATATTTACTTCCGGCGACAAGTTGAGCTGAGCACCATGTACCGCCACATGGAGAAGCACAACTACGAAAGCGCCGCTGAAGCCATCCAGGCTGTTCGGGACAA CAAGCTGCATGCTTTCATCTGGGACTCTGCGGTGCTGGAGTTTGAAGCCTCGCAGAAGTGCGACCTGGTGACCACGGGAGAGCTGTTTTTCCGTTCGGGCTTTGGCATAGGCATGCGCAAGGACAGCCCCTGGAAACAGAATGTGTCCCTGGCTATTCTCAG TTCCCATGAGAATGGCTTCATGGAGGACCTAGATAAAACCTGGGTGAGATACCAGGAGTGTGACTCAAGGAGCAATGCCCCAGCCACACTCACCTTTGAGAATATGGCAG GTGTCTTCATGCTAGTTGCTGGAGGCATTGCAGCAGGGATCTTCCTCATCTTCATCGAGATTGCATATAAGCGCCATAAAGACGCCCGCAGGAAGCAGATGCAGCTAGCCTTTGCGGCCGTCAATGTTTGGAGGAAGAACCTACAG CAATACCCACCCACAGACATTACGGGCCAACTCAACTTGTCCGACCCGTCTGTCAGCACGGTGGTGTGA
- the grin1a gene encoding glutamate receptor ionotropic, NMDA 1a isoform X1 gives MRLLLLAALFSCSCVRGGCEPKIVNIGAVLSQKRYEQVFKDAVTQANQVYGRDKFKLTAISVTHKANAIQMALSVCEDLISSQVYAILVSHPPQSNDHLTPTPVSYTAGFYRIPVVGLTTRMSIYSDKSIHLSFLRTVPPYSHQAHVWFDMMREFRWNHIILIVSDDHEGRAAQKRLETLLEERETKNKKRNYENQDQLSYDNKRGPKAEKVLQFNQETNLTALLLEAKELEARVIILSASEEDAAAVYKTARFLNMTGSGYVWLVGEREMSGKALSEAPDGLIGLQLINGKNESAHISDAVAVVAQSIQELFEKENITEPPRGCVGNTNIWKTGPLFKRVLMSSKYPEGLTGRVEFNDDGDRKYAHYSILNYQKSRLIQVGIYNGTQVVMNKQRKIIWPGGETERPRGFQMSTRLKIVTIHQEPFVYVKPTTLEGTCKEEYTPNGVLIKKVICTGPNETIPGRPIVPQCCYGFCVDLLIKLAMTMNFTYEVHLVADGKFGTQERVNNSNKKEWNGMMGELLGGLADMIVAPLTINNERAQYIEFSKPFKYQGLTILVKKEIPRSTLDSFMQPFQSTLWLLVGLSVHVVAVMLYLLDRFSPFGRFKVNSEEEEEDALTLSSAMWFSWGVLLNSGIGEGAPRSFSARILGMVWAGFAMIIVASYTANLAAFLVLDRPEERITGINDPRLRNPSDKFIYATVKQSSVDIYFRRQVELSTMYRHMEKHNYESAAEAIQAVRDNKLHAFIWDSAVLEFEASQKCDLVTTGELFFRSGFGIGMRKDSPWKQNVSLAILSSHENGFMEDLDKTWVRYQECDSRSNAPATLTFENMAGVFMLVAGGIAAGIFLIFIEIAYKRHKDARRKQMQLAFAAVNVWRKNLQDNKESSESQAVGAAGTPSLPSSSVETQDDRKSGRADSDPKKKPSFRSISTTLASSIKRRRSSKDTQYPPTDITGQLNLSDPSVSTVV, from the exons ATGCGTCTGCTTCTGCTGGCCGCGTTATTCTCCTGCTCCTGCGTGCGGGGCGGCTGCGAGCCCAAGATTGTGAACATCGGGGCCGTCCTGAGCCAGAAGAGATACGAGCAGGTGTTCAAGGATGCGGTCACTCAGGCGAACCAGGTGTACGGAAGGGATAAATTCAAGTTGACCGCCATCTCTGTCACTCACAAAGCTAATGCGATTCAGATGGCgctgtctgtgtgtgaggaTCTCATTTCCAGTCAG GTGTACGCCATCCTGGTGAGCCATCCACCACAGTCCAATGACCATCTGACGCCCACTCCGGTCTCCTATACTGCAGGGTTTTACCGAATACCTGTAGTAGGGCTTACCACCAGGATGTCCATTTACTCAGACAAG AGCATCCATCTCTCATTCCTCCGCACAGTGCCACCCTATTCCCACCAGGCACATGTGTGGTTTGACATGATGCGCGAGTTCCGCTGGAATCACATCATTCTAATCGTCAGCGACGACCATGAAGGCAGAGCGGCACAGAAAAGACTAGAAACTCTTCTGGAGGAGAGAGAGACCAAG aataaaaaaaggaaCTATGAAAACCAAGACCAACTGTCCTATGACAACAAGAGAGGACCTAAG GCCGAGAAAGTGCTTCAATTCAACCAAGAGACTAACTTAACTGCCCTGCTCCTGGAGGCCAAAGAGCTGGAGGCCCGAGTGATCATTCTCTCCGCCAG CGAGGAAGATGCAGCCGCCGTGTACAAAACAGCACGCTTCCTCAACATGACAGGCTCAGGCTATGTATGGCTGGTCGGGGAGCGTGAGATGTCCGGTAAAGCTTTGAGCGAGGCCCCTGATG GGCTGATTGGCCTCCAGCTCATCAATGGCAAGAATGAGTCGGCACACATCAGCGATGCTGTTGCTGTCGTAGCACAGTCCATCCAAGAGCTGTTTGAGAAAGAGAACATCACAGAACCTCCAAGGGGCTGCGTGGGCAATACCAACATCTGGAAAACCGGGCCACTTTTTAAAAG GGTACTGATGTCGTCCAAGTACCCAGAGGGCCTAACTGGACGTGTTGAGTTCAATGATGACGGTGACAGAAAATACGCTCATTACAGCATTCTCAACTACCAGAAGAGCAGATTGATTCAAGTTGGCATTTACAATGGAACACAA GTGGTGATGAATAAACAGAGGAAGATTATTTGGCCTGGAGGTGAAACCGAAAGACCGAGAGGATTCCAGATGTCTACTCGATTAAAG ATAGTGACCATTCATCAGGAACCCTTTGTGTATGTGAAGCCAACTACGCTGGAGGGGACCTGCAAGGAAGAGTACACACCTAATGGAGTCTTAATTAAAAAGGTGATCTGCACTGGACCAAATGAGACCATCCCAG GACGCCCAATTGTTCCCCAGTGTTGCTACGGATTTTGTGTTGACCTTCTGATCAAATTAGCAATGACCATGAACTTCACCTATGAAGTACACCtggtggctgatgggaaattTGGAACACAAGAAAGA GTAAATAACAGTAACAAGAAGGAATGGAACGGTATGATGGGCGAGCTCCTGGGTGGCCTTGCTGATATGATCGTTGCACCCTTGACGATCAACAACGAACGAGCCCAGTACATAGAATTCTCCAAGCCTTTCAAATACCAGGGACTGACTATCCTTGTTAAAAAG GAAATTCCTCGCAGTACACTGGACTCATTCATGCAGCCATTCCAGAGCACACTGTGGCTACTGGTGGGTCTATCGGTGCATGTGGTGGCGGTGATGCTTTACCTACTAGACCGGTTCAG CCCATTTGGAAGGTTTAAAGTAAACAgtgaagaagaagaggaggatgCCCTCACCTTATCTTCAGCTATGTGGTTTTCCTGGGGCGTTTTGTTGAACTCTGGAATTGGAGAAG GTGCCCCACGTAGTTTTTCAGCGAGAATATTGGGAATGGTGTGGGCTGGCTTTGCTATGATTATAGTAGCATCCTATACTGCTAACCTGGCTGCCTTCCTGGTGTTGGACCGGCCTGAGGAGCGCATCACCGGCATCAATGACCCAAGG CTAAGGAACCCATCAGACAAGTTCATCTATGCCACAGTGAAGCAAAGTTCGGTGGATATTTACTTCCGGCGACAAGTTGAGCTGAGCACCATGTACCGCCACATGGAGAAGCACAACTACGAAAGCGCCGCTGAAGCCATCCAGGCTGTTCGGGACAA CAAGCTGCATGCTTTCATCTGGGACTCTGCGGTGCTGGAGTTTGAAGCCTCGCAGAAGTGCGACCTGGTGACCACGGGAGAGCTGTTTTTCCGTTCGGGCTTTGGCATAGGCATGCGCAAGGACAGCCCCTGGAAACAGAATGTGTCCCTGGCTATTCTCAG TTCCCATGAGAATGGCTTCATGGAGGACCTAGATAAAACCTGGGTGAGATACCAGGAGTGTGACTCAAGGAGCAATGCCCCAGCCACACTCACCTTTGAGAATATGGCAG GTGTCTTCATGCTAGTTGCTGGAGGCATTGCAGCAGGGATCTTCCTCATCTTCATCGAGATTGCATATAAGCGCCATAAAGACGCCCGCAGGAAGCAGATGCAGCTAGCCTTTGCGGCCGTCAATGTTTGGAGGAAGAACCTACAG GACAATAAGGAGAGCTCAGAGAGTCAAGCTGTGGGTGCGGCTGGGACTCCATCTTTA CCCTCTTCCTCTGTAGAGACTCAGGAT gatAGGAAAAGTGGTAGAGCAGACAGCGACCCAAAAAAGAAACCCTCTTTTAGGTCCATCAGTACCACCCTGGCCTCCAGCATCAAGAGACGTAGGTCCTCCAAAGACACG CAATACCCACCCACAGACATTACGGGCCAACTCAACTTGTCCGACCCGTCTGTCAGCACGGTGGTGTGA